Proteins from a single region of bacterium:
- a CDS encoding ABC transporter substrate-binding protein, with protein MARMVRFGRRRLLAGAGTLAGAAALGAYDPLVRSLGITTAEAAAAGGTLTVGGLDLDDTLDPQVTNFDSVIRITLNVCEPLIWEPTPGRFVPALAESWSISPDAKVYTFKLRRGVKFHDGTPFNGDAVKFTMDRVVAPETKAGQSHDQLGPYDHTEVVDESTVRIVMKEGYAPLLTNLNGYLGIVSPTAVKKMGLADFARHPVGTGPFMFKEWVAKDHVTLVRNPDYAWPSSLFKHKGQAYLDELVFKIIPDASVRTGTLKSGETQYVNDADPLEIGALRADKRFAVIERPQPGSGWVLLLNVTGSPQIRDIAVRRAFEWGVDREGINKTVFNGLMKVAWSPLMRPTLGYDASAEKMYRYDPAQAKKVLEEAGWRAGADGIREKGGQKLSVNFLIIGRTRDKAMAEAVQASMRDVGVDVQVNALERAAFRAQVSQNKYDINFMWFSYGDPDVMRTLFHSSNVNAFNRARYQVPEVDRMLEAAAATIDRAKRIDLYRQLQQRVLRDAVCVPLVDTITYNAKRAEVGGDSIDALASYVWMYDVQVRR; from the coding sequence ATGGCGCGGATGGTTCGGTTTGGACGGCGGCGGCTGCTCGCGGGAGCGGGAACACTGGCGGGGGCGGCGGCGCTCGGCGCGTACGACCCGCTGGTTCGGAGCCTGGGGATCACCACGGCGGAGGCCGCGGCGGCGGGCGGTACGCTCACTGTCGGCGGTCTGGACCTGGACGACACGCTGGACCCGCAGGTCACCAACTTCGACTCGGTGATCAGAATCACGTTGAACGTCTGCGAGCCCCTGATCTGGGAACCGACGCCGGGCCGCTTCGTGCCGGCGCTCGCGGAGTCGTGGTCGATCTCGCCCGACGCGAAAGTCTACACGTTCAAGCTGCGCCGCGGCGTGAAGTTCCACGACGGGACGCCGTTCAACGGGGACGCGGTGAAGTTTACGATGGATCGGGTCGTCGCGCCCGAGACGAAGGCCGGCCAGTCGCACGACCAGTTGGGGCCGTACGATCACACCGAGGTGGTCGACGAGTCCACCGTCCGGATCGTGATGAAGGAAGGCTACGCGCCGCTGCTCACCAACCTCAACGGGTACCTCGGCATCGTGTCGCCCACCGCGGTCAAGAAGATGGGGCTCGCCGACTTCGCGCGGCATCCCGTCGGCACCGGACCGTTCATGTTCAAGGAGTGGGTGGCGAAGGACCACGTGACGCTCGTGCGCAACCCGGACTACGCGTGGCCGTCGTCCCTCTTCAAGCACAAGGGGCAGGCGTACCTCGACGAGCTCGTGTTCAAGATCATCCCCGACGCTTCCGTTCGCACGGGGACGCTGAAGAGCGGCGAGACGCAGTATGTCAACGACGCGGATCCGCTGGAGATCGGCGCGCTGCGCGCCGACAAGCGCTTCGCCGTGATCGAGCGGCCGCAGCCGGGGTCCGGCTGGGTGCTGCTGCTCAACGTGACCGGGTCGCCGCAGATCCGCGACATCGCCGTGCGGCGCGCGTTCGAGTGGGGCGTCGACCGCGAGGGCATCAACAAGACCGTGTTCAACGGCCTGATGAAGGTGGCCTGGAGCCCGCTCATGCGTCCGACGCTCGGCTACGACGCGTCGGCGGAGAAGATGTACCGGTACGATCCCGCGCAGGCCAAAAAGGTACTCGAGGAGGCGGGATGGCGGGCCGGCGCGGACGGCATCCGCGAGAAAGGCGGCCAGAAGCTCAGCGTCAACTTCCTCATCATCGGCCGGACGCGCGACAAGGCGATGGCCGAGGCGGTCCAGGCCAGCATGCGCGACGTCGGCGTCGACGTGCAGGTCAACGCGCTGGAGCGCGCCGCCTTCCGCGCCCAGGTCAGCCAGAACAAGTACGACATCAATTTCATGTGGTTTTCGTACGGCGATCCGGACGTGATGAGAACGCTGTTCCACTCGTCGAACGTGAACGCGTTCAACCGCGCGCGCTACCAGGTCCCGGAGGTGGACCGGATGCTCGAGGCGGCCGCGGCCACGATCGACCGGGCCAAGCGCA